DNA from Evansella sp. LMS18:
AGGCTATTGGCGCAACAAGAAGATATCTGTATGGGGAAGGTGTTGATGATGAGGTTGAGACGGAGCAGGGAGAAGAGAATAACGATTAAAGGGGAGTATCCTGGGAGTTATATAAATATTGAGGGGCCTTAGTATGAATGCTGAAGCCAATGGACGAAATGAGGAGTGTAAAGAACGAAAACAGCAGTTCAATGAACGAAAAGCAGTATGCTGTGCACGAAAAGAGGAGCTAAAGAACAAAAACTGCGTTCAGATCTAAGAAGATGTTATATTAGGAAAAGCGAAAGAGTATTTAGTGAAGCAGGTGTTAACATGGATTATGTACAAAGTCTGAGGAAAGTGGTAGGAACCCGCCCTCTGATACTAGTTGGTTCAGTAGTTATTGTCTTAAATGATAAAAATGAAATGCTTCTTCAGCAAAGGCCTGATGAAGAATGGGGGCTGCCAGGCGGGTTGCTCGACCTGGGAGAAAGCCTTGAGGAAGCGGCGAGAAGAGAAGTGAAAGAGGAGACAGGGCTTGATCTCGGAGAATTGAAGCAGCTTCACGTTTTTTCCGGCCCGGAATTTTATATAAAAGTAGATAATGGAGATGAATTCTACGCAGTAACCGGTGTATTTCTCAGCAGGGACATTACGGGCGGCACGCTTGAAGCTGATGGGGACGAGTCCCTGGATGTTCAGTTTTTCAGCCTGGACGAATTGCCTGGAAACATTAAAAAGAACTACAAAAAATATATGGGTCCTTTTTTGGAAGCCATAAAAAAGGGAGAAATATAAAAAGTTAAGCAGACAAGCTCCCATCTTCCGCCCTTAATGTTAAATATGTTTAATATTTTGAAAAAATAGGAATAAAGGAATGATGCCTTTTTTCTGCTATAATATCAAAATGTGAAATAATGAAGGGGGAAATTTTATGCTGGAAGGTCTTAATAATATAGTTGACTTCGGAAATGACCTGCTATGGACTTACATATTAATCGGCCTGCTGTTAGGGCTTGGCGTGTTTTTTACAATCAGAACGAAGTTTGTGCAGTTTCGCCTTTTCGGCGAAATGTTTCGTGTTATAACAGAAAAGAAAGACTCTGAGAGGGGAATATCTCCTTTCCAGGCATTTACGATCAGTACTGCATCCCGGGTTGGTACAGGAAACCTGACAGGGGTTGCTCTTGCAATCGCAATTGGCGGACCTGGCGCTGTGTTCTGGATGTGGGTTGTAGCCATCATAGGTATGGCGACAGCATTTATAGAAAGTACACTTGCTCAGGTTTATAAAGTAAGGGACGGAAAGGATTTTCGAGGCGGTCCTGCTTACTATATGGAAAAAGCACTGGGCAGCAGAGGGCTTGGTATAGCTTTCGCTATATTACTAACTTTGTGTTTCGGGCTCATATTTAACTCTGTGCAGGCAAACACAATAACAGATGCTTTTGACGGGGCATTCGGGACAGACAGATTAATGGTTGGCCTCATTGTTGCTGTGGTTGCCGGGGTTATCATTTTTGGCGGTGTCCGCCGGATAGCTGCAGTGACACAAATCGTCGTTCCAGTAATGGCAGTTTTATATTTAATTCTTGCATTATTTGTAGTACTGACAAATATCCCGGCAATACCAGCTGTCTTTAATCTGATTGTTACAAGTGCATTCGGAGTAAACGAAATGATTGGCGGAGGAATTGGTGCGGCGATTATGCAGGGTGTCCGCCGAGGGTTGTTCTCAAACGAAGCAGGTATGGGTTCGGTGCCTAATGCTGCTGCAACAGCAAACGTCAGCCATCCGGCCAAGCAGGGGCTGGTTCAAAGCCTTGGTGTATTCTTCGATACCATCATTATCTGTTCTGCTACTGCGTTCCTCATACTACTTACAGATGTTTACGGAACTGGAGAGGAAAACGGTATTCAGCTGACACAGGCAGCTATGGCTGTGCATGTTGGTGAGTGGGCTGTCTACTTTGTGGCAATTGCCATTTTATTCTTTGCTTTCAGTTCTATTATCGGGAACTATTACTATGGTGAGACTAACATAGAATTTATCAGGGAAAATTCTGTCTGGCTTCAGATCTATCGTGTGGCAGTTATAGGAATGGTTGTTTTCGGCGCTGTTGCCGAAGTGACTCTCGTATGGAATCTTGCAGATTTATTTATGGGGCTGATGGCTGTACTTAACTTAGTTGCCATATTCCTTATCGGAAAGATAGCGTACAGTGTGCTAACTGATTATACAGACCAGCGGAAAGCAGGAAAAAATCCGGTATTTTTCGCTAAAAACATTCCCGGACTGAAAGGGACGGAATGCTGGGAAGAAACCAGCATAGACAAAGAAACAAACCGTTAATTTTACCGCAATCGTTACTCTGCGGAATAAAATGCTCCTCCTGCCATAATAAGGAGGAGCATTTTCCATGCCAGTTACGGGGCCACACCCCGCACAATTTTGTGAACATTTCCCCCTAAATTAGACTATCGTTTGAGTTTCGACTATAATTGCTGTGAATATCGTGAATGGAAGGTGAAAATATGAATAGCTACAGGAAATTAGTAATGTTGTTCTCTGTACTAATTCTGTTTCTTGCGGCATGCGGCCAGACAGATAATGAGGAAAACAGTCAGGGAAGCGGAGAAATCAATCTGGAACCTCTTGAAGTAGAATTAATTCTTCCTGAGGAGGGGGACCCTGGAACAGAAATAACGATTGAAACTCTTGTAACACAGGGGGAAGAAAGAGTAAACGATGCAAGTGAGGTAATTTTTGAAATCTGGGTAAGCGGTGAAAAAGAAGATAGTGAATTTGTCGACGCAGAGATAACAGAGGAAGACGGAGTTTACGCGATTACTTATGAATTCACTGAAGAAGCAATCTACTCTGTGCAGCCGCATGTTACTGCCAGAGGAATGCATATGATGCCTACAGGAGAAATTAAGGTTGGGGACGTGCCCGAAGAAGGCGAAGAACAAAGCCACGAAAGTGAAGAAGAGCATTCCCATCACCATGGTAACCAGCTTCATATGGAATGGCAAAGTGAAGAAGAGGTTGTCGAAGGCGAGGAAACTGAAATAACAATCTACGTGGAGCTCGATGAAGAACCATGGACAGATGGTGATGTAAGGTTCGAAATCTGGCAGCACGGTGATGAAATGAGAGACTGGGTAGATGCAGATGAAACAGATTCTGGTGTTTATACAGCTTTCTACACTTTTGAAGGAAAAGAAGACTATCATATTATGGTTCATATGGAAGACGAAGATCATCATGACCATATAAAACAAGTGATTAAAATTAACACGGAAACTAATTAATGAATGTTTGAAAACTGATCTGGGTAAAGTAACCTACAGGTCAGTTTTTTTATGTTAAGAGGTAATAGAAGAGGGCAGACCACCTGGGATCTTTGCCTTAATGGTTAATTGAAGTTTATTTCAGAATTATAGGATAAGTGTAACTAAGCAATCATCGTCTCTTGTACTGCCTTACTCAGAGCAGTCTCAGATTCCAGTGGATTAAAGGCTTGGCTTACACTTTTCTTTATGCCGATGTAACTGTCCGTTAGATACCGCCTCAAAACAGGAGTGGAAGCGTAGATGTTCAGGCGGAAGAAAACGGACGCTAACATTCCGATTAGTTCAACTAACAATCAGTGGGGGATGAACAAAACCCCCACTGATTGAAGTTTCACTTTATGTTTGACTAACTTGTATATACAAGATATACTACGATTATTATAAGTATCTAATAATTTATCACAGGCGGTGGTCACGAAGTGAAAATGAATGAATGGTGGAGACGATCTGTTGTATATCAAATTTATCCGAAGAGCTTTAACGACACGATGGGCAACGGTGTAGGAGATCTTCAGGGAATAATAGAAAAACTTGATTATCTGAAAGAACTTGGGACAGATGTCATATGGCTCACACCAGTATACAGCTCACCTCAAAACGACAATGGTTATGATATTAGCGATTATTACAGCATTCATGAAGAATACGGAACTATGGAAGACTTCGACCGGCTGCTGGAAGAGGCGCACAAGCGGGATTTAAAAATAATTATGGATATTGTGGTGAACCACACATCCACTGAACACAAATGGTTTAAAGAGGCTGCTTCCTCGAAAGATAATCCTTACAGAGATTATTATATCTGGAAAGACCCAGTTGATGGGCAGGAGCCGACAAACTGGAAATCCAAGTTCGGCGGGTCTGCCTGGAAGTATGATGAAGCGACCGGCCAGTATTACTTGCACCTTTTTGATGTGACCCAGGCTGATTTAAACTGGGAGAATGAAAAGGTCCGTGATGAGGTTTACGAAATGATGGACTACTGGTTCAGCAAAGGGGTGGACGGTTTCCGTCTCGATGTAATAAATCTGATTTCAAAAGACCAGAGTTTTCCTGACGATGACGGCTCAGTGCCTCCAGGGGACGGAAGGAAATTTTATACTGATGGTCCAAGAGTCCATGAATTTATGAATGAAATGAACAAAAATGTTTTTTCAAAATACGACGTATTGACTGTAGGCGAAATGAGCTCTACTACAATCGACCATTGTATTAAATATACACGCCCGGACCGTAATGAACTGAGTATGACTTTTAATTTCCATCATCTGAAAGTTGACTATGCGAATGGGGAAAAGTGGACAAAAGCGGACTTTGATTTCCTTATGCTTAAAAGAATCCTATCCGAATGGCAGGTTGAAATGCATAAAGGCGGAGGATGGAACGCGCTTTTCTGGTGTAACCATGACCAGCCCCGTGTAGTAAGCAGATATGGAAATGACGGAGAATTTCACCGGGAATCAGCCAAAATGCTTGCCACTACTGTCCATATGATGCAGGGCACTCCTTATATTTATCAAGGCGAGGAGTTTGGAATGACGGATCCGAAGTTCGATTCGATTCATGAATATCGTGATGTGGAGACGTTGAACATCTATAAAGAAATGAAAGAACAAGGTATGGCTGAACGGGAAATTATGGAGATTATTAAGCAGAAGTCCCGTGACAACTCACGGACACCTGTCCAGTGGAACAGTGAGGAAAATGCCGGATTTACTACTGGCACTCCGTGGATTAACCCTGCTGAAAATTACACAGCAATAAATGCCGAAGCCGCCCTGAAGGACAAGGACTCTGTTTTCTACCATTATCAAAAGCTCATTCAGCTTCGCAAAGAGCTTGATATAATAACCTACGGCGATTACACTCTCCATTACGAAAACAACGAAAAACTCTTCGTATATACGAGGGAATATAATGGGGAAAAACTGCTGGTCATTAACCATTTTTATGATGGAGAAGCCGAGTTCACGATGCCGGAAAACTTCAGTACTGAAGGACTGGACTGTGAACTGATTTTATCGAATTATGAAGGCTCTTCTGAACATCCGGCTGATATTCGCCTAAGACCTTACGAATCGCTGGTTTATCATTTCAGGAAAGCATGATAAACTAGTTTCGGTGATGAAATTGAAAAATAAATATATTGAAATATACCATGAGCTCGTAAATAAAATTGAAATTGGTGCCTACCGGGCTAATTCTAAGCTTCCTTCAGAGCATGAACTGATGGAAATATATGAAACTTCACGGGAGACTATCAGAAAAGCCCTTAATCTGCTTGCCCAGAATGGCTTTATCCAGAAGATCCAGGGGAAAGGATCAATCGTACTTGATACGAGGAAATTTGATTTTCCTATTTCAGGGCTGGTAAGTTTCAAGGAGCTTGCAAAGCAGCTTGGTGACAGCCATAAGACGCATGTTGAAAAACTTGAAAAAGTTCTGCCTGCAGAGGAAGTAAAAGATGCTCTGAAGGTTACAGAGGACAGCGAAGTCTGGGAAGTCCATCGGGTAAGGGAAATAGATGGAGAACGGATTATCCTTGATAAAGATTTTCTCAGAACTGATGTTGTCGAGGAACTCTCTGAGGAAATCTGTGCCAATTCAATATATGAATATATTGAAGCTGAACTGGGACTTACGATAAGTTTTGCCAAAAAAGAAATAGTTGTCGAAGAGCCAGATGAGGAAGACAGAAGGCTTCTCCATTTGGAAGGCCATTCTAATATCGTAGTGGTCAGAAACTATGTGTATCTTGAGGATGCAAGTGCATTTCAGTATACAGAGTCACGCCACCGTCCTGATAAATTCAGATTCGTTGATTTCGCCAGAAGAACGAGAAGATAAATAACTGCCAGGCAAAGAATTAACCTGGCAGACACCTGAAAACGCAGGCTTTCCGAAAAAGGAAGGGCCTGCGTTTTTACTGTTTTGGGCTTCACTTTATGACTTTATCAGCCTGTCTTTTTCTTCAGGCTCGTTATTATGGACCGCTTAAGTTTTTCATCATGAATGGTATCTTTCAGCCAGTCCTTCGGGGATTCTCCGGTTTGTTCCTTCACCCGTTTAAAAAGCCTGCTCAGTACATGGCGAAGGACGCTGGAGTAATAGATATGGTCTATTCTTCTGGCTGTGTTCAGGATATCTTCAATAATTTCATCGTTATGCACAGGGACGTTTTTAGCAGCTTCATAAAGGAATTTTTCCACTATGTCTGTCTGATTATCAGACAGGTAATAGTCCGATACTTCTTTCACAAGCTGCGGACATGTACCTACGTGCATGCCAAGCTTCGGGATAAAAGAATCATACCTGTGCTGTATCAGGAATTGAAGAGCTTTAGCACCGTTTGCCTTTTCAAGAGCTTTCTCCAGTGCAGTGAGAATCAGGGAATCCTCCGATTTTCCATCTGTGTTCTGAAGTGTAAGGAGACGTGAGGGCCACAGATTTTTAATATCTTCAAGATGCTCATCCACCAGATGTTTAAGGATATTTTTATTTTTCATTTTAGCTTCTTTTTCCGGCTTTAAAGCGTCTCTTAAATCTTCCTGTGTGACTTTGTGGTTTTTCTTCCGCTCAGTTATTTTTTTGAAACGCTCCAATGCTCCAAGTGCGTCCTTTGTTGTTTTATTAGATAAATAAAACGAATCGAGAAATTTTCCGTCGTTGGCAATTACAGCGAAGATCACGGGAGCTTCCTGATCGAAAAGAAGTACGTTTGACTTATCCTTTCCCTGGCGCTCTTCGTATTTAACAACATAAAATCGCTGATCCGAACCTTCTAAAAAAACTTTTTTCCCAAGGAAACTGGGAGGGAGGTAACTCATAATTACTTCACCGATCCTTTCAAAAATAATTTATGTGGCGTATGATCTCGTAGGGTATTTTAAACAAATTCTCAGGTAAACTGTGTCTGGGACAATGATGGTAAGTATGAGCCTTTACATGTAAATGGGGGATAAGTATGCAAGTAACTGCGGCAAGATGTGATGTTCTTATGGCTGCTTAGTGCAGAGTGTGAGAGAAACTTTTTACTTCTATCTCTATCATACCCTTCTTTCAGGCAATAAGCTAATTGGAGACCCATTTTCCAGGCCTGATTTGCACTTTCAGTAAAAAATGCCCGGCACTATCGTACCGGGCATGGTAAAAAACATGACAGGGAAATTTAAATTACTGGCTAGATGTTGTCCGTATTTACTCTCTGGCTTGCAGCTTTCGCCCGTGCCATTGCTTCACGGTCTTCTGCATCAGCCAGCTCATCAGAAAATTCAACTTGCTCATCAACAGGAACATCAGGAATATAATTTGGGTTTGTATTTTCCTTTTTGTCTTTTGCCATTACCTTCGTCCATCCTTTCATCTGCTGATATTTGTATGTTTCCCGGATACTGCTTCAGAACGTCAGTAAAACAGATGCTATATACTGTCTTTTGAACGGCGAAATGCTCTGTCAGCTGCTCTGAATTCAGACTGGTATAGTACTTCCTGTGTTTTATTTAAAACTCTCCGTTCCTCTTTGATCTTGCGTTTTTTACTGTCCACATTTTTCACCTCATCTATCTTTAGTCAGTTTTAGCATGACCTTCAGGCAAAAAATGTATACACCTAACTTTTAAAGGAAACTGGGGAAATACTTAACAGATTCTCCAGGGCTGGTTTCAGTTCAGGATATAAAAATTGAAAATCATTCTCTGACAATTTTACAGGCACGGCTTTTTGTCCCTGGGTAACTAAAACGGCCATTTCTCCGAGCGCTAATTCCAAAATATTGGAAGGAACCGGGAAATAATATGGACGTTTCAGGACATCGGCTGCTGTCCGGCCGAACTCTTCCATTAAAACCGGCTGTGGGGCAGTAAAGTTAACCGGGCCGCTTATTGAAGGGGTTTCCAGACAATGGATCAGTGCACTGACTGCATCTTCAATATGTATCCAGGAAATCCATTGCTCTCCTGTGCCAAGCCTGCCGCCGGCAAAAAGTTTAAAAGGAAGGAGCATCCTCTGGAGGGCGCCATCATTACTGTCGAGCACCATACCAAAACGAGAATAAACAACCCGGGTCATCGGCATAGCCGCAGAAGCTTCCTGCTCCCATTTTTTCACAACAGCAGACAGGAAGTCATCACCGCTGAGGGGAGATGTTTCTGTAAAAGTGTGATGGTAAGAGGTGCCGTAATAGCCTGTTGCTGATGCATTGATAAAAACCTTTGGCTTCGAGTCCAGTGCCTCGATAATCCGTACCATTTCCTTCGTGGACTCAACCCTGCTGTTTAATATTTCACTTTTCTTTCTATCCGTCCAGCGGCTGTTCAGGCTTTCACCGGCAAGGTTTATAAAAGCATCAATTTCAGAAAGAGATTTCTCGGGGGACGAGTTCTGGCCTAACCATTCTACATAAGTAACTTGCTTTTTTGGGGGCTTGTTATTTGGGTTTCTTGTTAGTATGTATAATTCATGCCCCTGTTCAGCGAGTCTTTCCGTTAGTGACCGGCCAATGAAACCAGCCCCTCCTGCAACAGCTATGTTCATCATAAATTCCTCCAGTTTTTGTATATTGTTATACCTTTCCCTTTATAAATAATATAACAAACATTCAGCCAGGTTTTTCTCAGACACGAATTAATTATGAAATTCTGCTAGTATTATTCATGAGGTGAAATAGCATGCCGAAAATATCGAGAATTACAGTCGCTAAAAAAAGAAAAGACCGCTTTCATATTTATTTATCAAAAGAGAATGGCAAAGATGAATATGGTTTTA
Protein-coding regions in this window:
- a CDS encoding NUDIX hydrolase — translated: MDYVQSLRKVVGTRPLILVGSVVIVLNDKNEMLLQQRPDEEWGLPGGLLDLGESLEEAARREVKEETGLDLGELKQLHVFSGPEFYIKVDNGDEFYAVTGVFLSRDITGGTLEADGDESLDVQFFSLDELPGNIKKNYKKYMGPFLEAIKKGEI
- a CDS encoding sodium:alanine symporter family protein — translated: MLEGLNNIVDFGNDLLWTYILIGLLLGLGVFFTIRTKFVQFRLFGEMFRVITEKKDSERGISPFQAFTISTASRVGTGNLTGVALAIAIGGPGAVFWMWVVAIIGMATAFIESTLAQVYKVRDGKDFRGGPAYYMEKALGSRGLGIAFAILLTLCFGLIFNSVQANTITDAFDGAFGTDRLMVGLIVAVVAGVIIFGGVRRIAAVTQIVVPVMAVLYLILALFVVLTNIPAIPAVFNLIVTSAFGVNEMIGGGIGAAIMQGVRRGLFSNEAGMGSVPNAAATANVSHPAKQGLVQSLGVFFDTIIICSATAFLILLTDVYGTGEENGIQLTQAAMAVHVGEWAVYFVAIAILFFAFSSIIGNYYYGETNIEFIRENSVWLQIYRVAVIGMVVFGAVAEVTLVWNLADLFMGLMAVLNLVAIFLIGKIAYSVLTDYTDQRKAGKNPVFFAKNIPGLKGTECWEETSIDKETNR
- a CDS encoding FixH family protein, which produces MNSYRKLVMLFSVLILFLAACGQTDNEENSQGSGEINLEPLEVELILPEEGDPGTEITIETLVTQGEERVNDASEVIFEIWVSGEKEDSEFVDAEITEEDGVYAITYEFTEEAIYSVQPHVTARGMHMMPTGEIKVGDVPEEGEEQSHESEEEHSHHHGNQLHMEWQSEEEVVEGEETEITIYVELDEEPWTDGDVRFEIWQHGDEMRDWVDADETDSGVYTAFYTFEGKEDYHIMVHMEDEDHHDHIKQVIKINTETN
- the treC gene encoding alpha,alpha-phosphotrehalase, with protein sequence MNEWWRRSVVYQIYPKSFNDTMGNGVGDLQGIIEKLDYLKELGTDVIWLTPVYSSPQNDNGYDISDYYSIHEEYGTMEDFDRLLEEAHKRDLKIIMDIVVNHTSTEHKWFKEAASSKDNPYRDYYIWKDPVDGQEPTNWKSKFGGSAWKYDEATGQYYLHLFDVTQADLNWENEKVRDEVYEMMDYWFSKGVDGFRLDVINLISKDQSFPDDDGSVPPGDGRKFYTDGPRVHEFMNEMNKNVFSKYDVLTVGEMSSTTIDHCIKYTRPDRNELSMTFNFHHLKVDYANGEKWTKADFDFLMLKRILSEWQVEMHKGGGWNALFWCNHDQPRVVSRYGNDGEFHRESAKMLATTVHMMQGTPYIYQGEEFGMTDPKFDSIHEYRDVETLNIYKEMKEQGMAEREIMEIIKQKSRDNSRTPVQWNSEENAGFTTGTPWINPAENYTAINAEAALKDKDSVFYHYQKLIQLRKELDIITYGDYTLHYENNEKLFVYTREYNGEKLLVINHFYDGEAEFTMPENFSTEGLDCELILSNYEGSSEHPADIRLRPYESLVYHFRKA
- the treR gene encoding trehalose operon repressor translates to MKNKYIEIYHELVNKIEIGAYRANSKLPSEHELMEIYETSRETIRKALNLLAQNGFIQKIQGKGSIVLDTRKFDFPISGLVSFKELAKQLGDSHKTHVEKLEKVLPAEEVKDALKVTEDSEVWEVHRVREIDGERIILDKDFLRTDVVEELSEEICANSIYEYIEAELGLTISFAKKEIVVEEPDEEDRRLLHLEGHSNIVVVRNYVYLEDASAFQYTESRHRPDKFRFVDFARRTRR
- a CDS encoding YfhD family protein — encoded protein: MAKDKKENTNPNYIPDVPVDEQVEFSDELADAEDREAMARAKAASQRVNTDNI
- a CDS encoding YfhE family protein, translated to MDSKKRKIKEERRVLNKTQEVLYQSEFRAADRAFRRSKDSI
- a CDS encoding TIGR01777 family oxidoreductase, with protein sequence MMNIAVAGGAGFIGRSLTERLAEQGHELYILTRNPNNKPPKKQVTYVEWLGQNSSPEKSLSEIDAFINLAGESLNSRWTDRKKSEILNSRVESTKEMVRIIEALDSKPKVFINASATGYYGTSYHHTFTETSPLSGDDFLSAVVKKWEQEASAAMPMTRVVYSRFGMVLDSNDGALQRMLLPFKLFAGGRLGTGEQWISWIHIEDAVSALIHCLETPSISGPVNFTAPQPVLMEEFGRTAADVLKRPYYFPVPSNILELALGEMAVLVTQGQKAVPVKLSENDFQFLYPELKPALENLLSISPVSFKS